One stretch of Anaerobacillus alkaliphilus DNA includes these proteins:
- the gcvH gene encoding glycine cleavage system protein GcvH — protein MNIPKELRYSEEHEWVKVEGNQVRIGITDFAQSELGDIVFVELPEVGDEIQADEPFGSVESVKTVSELYAPISGKVVAINDGLDDSPELVNESPYENAWMIVIEPSDNSELEKLMSAEEYEAMIKQD, from the coding sequence ATGAATATACCAAAAGAGTTAAGATACTCAGAAGAACATGAATGGGTAAAAGTTGAAGGAAACCAAGTACGTATCGGAATTACTGATTTCGCACAGTCAGAATTAGGTGATATCGTGTTTGTTGAACTTCCTGAAGTTGGAGATGAGATTCAAGCGGACGAGCCATTTGGTAGCGTTGAGTCTGTTAAAACTGTTTCTGAGCTTTACGCTCCTATTAGCGGTAAAGTAGTTGCTATCAACGATGGTTTAGATGATTCACCTGAATTAGTTAACGAATCTCCATATGAAAACGCATGGATGATTGTAATTGAGCCAAGTGATAATTCAGAATTAGAAAAATTAATGTCTGCTGAAGAATATGAAGCAATGATTAAACAAGATTAA
- a CDS encoding YusG family protein codes for MEKKIDITSKVQGKLEEGSRMSLFLDERKVGQIILTNQGNHYEMAEGFEFKNDKIYKQEDDTTEYTKKYVDDCDMGWC; via the coding sequence TTGGAAAAGAAAATTGATATCACAAGCAAAGTCCAAGGCAAGCTAGAAGAAGGAAGTCGAATGAGTCTTTTCCTTGATGAAAGAAAAGTTGGACAGATCATCCTGACGAATCAAGGGAATCACTATGAAATGGCTGAAGGCTTTGAGTTTAAAAATGATAAGATCTATAAACAAGAAGACGATACGACTGAGTATACGAAGAAGTATGTAGATGATTGCGATATGGGTTGGTGTTAA
- a CDS encoding acetyl-CoA C-acetyltransferase encodes MREAVIVAGARTPVGKAKKGTLASVRPDDLGALTVKETLKRAGNFDPSKIDDIIIGCAMPEAEQGMNMARNIGALAGLPDTVPAITINRYCSSGLQSIAYGAERIMLGHANAIIAGGAETMTMIPMGGHVIAPNPTLVENAPEYYMGMGFTAEEVARKYEISRADQDAFAVESHRKAAKAIEEGKFADEIVPVEVTLRSVGADNKLKEKKILFAKDEGVRIDTTLEGLGKLRPAFHPKGTVTAGNASQMSDGAASVLVMDREMAEAEGLTPLVRFRSFAVAGVPPQIMGIGPVEAIPKALKLAGLELSDIGLFELNEAFASQSLQVIRHLNLDMNKVNVNGGAIALGHPLGCTGTKLTLSLIHEMKRRGEQFGVVTMCIGGGMGAAGVFELI; translated from the coding sequence GTGAGAGAAGCGGTTATTGTTGCAGGTGCTAGAACACCTGTCGGAAAAGCAAAAAAAGGAACATTAGCAAGTGTTCGTCCTGACGATTTAGGGGCGCTTACAGTTAAAGAAACACTTAAACGAGCTGGGAATTTTGATCCTAGTAAAATAGATGACATTATTATCGGATGTGCGATGCCTGAGGCGGAACAAGGTATGAATATGGCACGAAATATCGGTGCTTTAGCAGGGCTTCCTGACACGGTTCCAGCGATTACGATTAATCGTTATTGCTCTTCAGGATTACAAAGTATCGCCTACGGTGCAGAACGCATTATGTTAGGCCATGCAAATGCGATTATCGCAGGTGGAGCAGAAACTATGACAATGATCCCGATGGGTGGTCACGTCATTGCTCCAAACCCAACATTAGTCGAAAATGCTCCAGAATATTATATGGGCATGGGTTTTACAGCTGAAGAAGTGGCCCGTAAGTATGAAATTAGCCGCGCGGACCAAGACGCATTCGCTGTAGAAAGTCATCGGAAAGCTGCCAAAGCAATTGAAGAAGGTAAATTTGCAGACGAGATCGTACCAGTCGAAGTAACACTTCGTTCTGTAGGCGCTGACAATAAATTAAAAGAAAAGAAAATCTTATTTGCTAAAGATGAAGGTGTACGTATTGATACGACACTTGAAGGACTAGGCAAATTAAGACCAGCATTCCACCCAAAAGGAACGGTAACAGCAGGTAACGCATCACAAATGAGTGATGGTGCTGCTTCAGTATTAGTGATGGACCGTGAAATGGCAGAAGCAGAAGGGTTAACACCATTGGTTCGCTTCCGTTCATTTGCAGTCGCAGGTGTTCCACCACAAATCATGGGGATTGGACCAGTTGAAGCAATCCCTAAAGCTCTTAAACTAGCAGGTTTAGAGTTATCTGATATTGGCTTATTTGAACTGAATGAAGCTTTTGCTTCTCAAAGTTTACAGGTAATTCGTCACTTAAACCTTGATATGAATAAGGTAAATGTTAATGGTGGAGCAATCGCTCTAGGCCATCCACTAGGATGCACAGGTACGAAGCTAACATTATCACTTATTCATGAAATGAAACGTCGCGGCGAGCAATTCGGTGTCGTTACAATGTGTATCGGCGGCGGTATGGGAGCTGCTGGAGTGTTTGAACTAATCTAG
- a CDS encoding acyl-CoA dehydrogenase family protein, protein MATADKVIKGGAFLLDDITADKVFTPEDFTDEQLMIAKTTEDFVVEQVVPEIEHIENHEFDRSVRLLKEAGELGLLGADVPEEYGGIGLDKISSSLITEKFALSGSFSLSHGAHVGIGSLPIVFFGNEEQKQKYLPGLATGELLAAYALTEPSSGSDALGAKATARLNEAGTHYVLNGEKQWITNAGFADVFVVYAKIDGEHFSAFIVEREFEGVSTGPEEKKMGIKGSSTRTLILEDALVPKENLLGEIGKGHVIAFNILNVGRYKLGVGCVGGAKRVLEISVKYANERKQFKQPISQFPLIQEKLGTMAAKTYAAESSIYRTGGLIEDSFNALSDEEKNDGKAVAKAIAEYAIECSLNKVFGSEALDYVVDEGVQIHGGNGFMAEYEIEAAYRNSRINRIFEGTNEINRMLVPATILRKAMKGELPFLEKATSLQEELMMMMPQEIGDEPLEQEKYLVSMAKKVFLMVAGTGAQKFGPALQKEQEILAKVAELANEVFAMESVVLRTEKAIDRNGVDANNQKLLMTRVYCQEAFNHIEATAKESLVAMEEGDTLRTMLSILRKLTRHTPTNVVALKREIAQKLIEAERYVV, encoded by the coding sequence ATGGCAACGGCTGATAAGGTTATTAAAGGTGGAGCGTTTTTATTAGACGATATTACGGCTGATAAAGTTTTTACTCCAGAGGATTTTACTGATGAGCAATTAATGATTGCAAAAACAACGGAAGATTTCGTGGTGGAGCAAGTTGTACCAGAGATTGAGCATATTGAAAATCATGAATTTGACCGTTCTGTTCGCTTATTAAAAGAAGCGGGTGAACTAGGTCTATTAGGTGCCGATGTTCCTGAAGAATACGGCGGAATCGGTTTAGATAAAATTAGTTCTTCGTTAATCACAGAGAAGTTTGCACTATCTGGGTCTTTCTCTTTAAGCCATGGTGCTCACGTAGGGATTGGTTCACTTCCTATCGTATTTTTCGGTAATGAAGAGCAAAAGCAAAAGTACCTACCTGGTCTTGCAACAGGTGAGTTATTAGCAGCATATGCTTTAACTGAGCCAAGTTCTGGATCTGATGCATTAGGAGCAAAAGCTACAGCAAGATTAAATGAAGCTGGTACTCATTATGTATTAAATGGTGAAAAACAATGGATCACAAACGCTGGTTTTGCAGACGTATTCGTTGTGTATGCAAAAATTGATGGTGAACACTTCTCGGCTTTCATCGTTGAAAGAGAGTTTGAAGGAGTATCAACTGGTCCAGAAGAAAAGAAAATGGGCATAAAAGGATCTTCTACACGTACATTAATTTTAGAAGATGCTTTAGTTCCAAAAGAGAATTTACTAGGTGAAATTGGTAAAGGTCACGTCATTGCCTTCAACATCCTTAACGTTGGTCGTTATAAGCTTGGGGTAGGTTGTGTAGGTGGTGCTAAGCGTGTGCTTGAAATCTCTGTGAAATACGCAAACGAGCGTAAGCAGTTTAAGCAACCAATTTCTCAATTTCCTTTAATTCAAGAAAAGCTTGGAACAATGGCGGCAAAAACGTACGCAGCAGAAAGTTCAATCTACCGTACAGGTGGTTTAATTGAAGATAGCTTCAATGCATTATCAGATGAAGAGAAAAACGACGGCAAAGCAGTTGCGAAAGCAATCGCTGAATACGCAATCGAATGCTCTTTAAATAAAGTATTTGGTTCAGAAGCACTAGATTATGTGGTTGATGAAGGTGTTCAAATCCATGGTGGAAATGGCTTCATGGCTGAGTACGAAATCGAGGCTGCTTACCGTAATTCTCGTATTAACCGTATTTTTGAAGGAACAAACGAGATTAACCGCATGTTAGTCCCTGCAACAATTTTACGTAAAGCGATGAAAGGTGAGCTTCCATTCCTTGAAAAAGCTACTTCATTACAAGAAGAATTAATGATGATGATGCCTCAAGAAATTGGCGATGAGCCACTAGAGCAAGAAAAATATTTAGTGTCTATGGCTAAGAAGGTCTTTTTAATGGTAGCTGGAACAGGCGCTCAAAAGTTTGGTCCCGCACTACAAAAAGAGCAAGAAATCTTAGCAAAGGTTGCTGAACTAGCTAACGAAGTGTTTGCGATGGAATCAGTCGTTCTAAGAACTGAAAAAGCAATTGACCGTAACGGAGTTGATGCTAACAACCAAAAACTTCTGATGACGCGAGTATATTGCCAAGAAGCATTCAACCATATCGAAGCAACAGCAAAAGAATCATTAGTTGCTATGGAAGAGGGCGATACTCTACGTACGATGCTATCAATCCTGCGTAAGTTAACTCGTCACACACCAACAAACGTTGTAGCTCTAAAACGTGAAATTGCTCAAAAACTAATTGAAGCAGAACGTTACGTAGTTTAA
- a CDS encoding arsenate reductase family protein — protein sequence MAITFYSYPKCGTCRNAKKWLEANGVDFEEVHIVENPPTHEEIKSMYETSGLELKKFLNTSGQKYRELGLKDKIKVASEEEVIELLSSDGMLLKRPIVTDGKTVTVGFKEEQFEQTWK from the coding sequence ATGGCAATCACGTTTTATTCGTACCCTAAATGTGGGACATGCCGAAATGCTAAGAAATGGTTGGAAGCGAATGGGGTAGACTTTGAAGAGGTACATATTGTTGAGAACCCACCTACACATGAAGAAATTAAAAGCATGTATGAAACAAGCGGGTTAGAGTTAAAAAAATTCTTGAATACAAGTGGGCAAAAGTATCGTGAGTTAGGACTGAAAGATAAGATTAAGGTTGCTTCAGAGGAAGAGGTTATTGAATTGTTAAGCTCTGATGGCATGTTATTAAAAAGACCAATTGTTACAGATGGAAAAACAGTAACAGTAGGTTTTAAAGAAGAACAGTTTGAGCAAACTTGGAAATAG
- a CDS encoding methionine ABC transporter ATP-binding protein, whose amino-acid sequence MITLSSLKKVFQTKDGQVTAVDNINLTINKGEIYGIIGYSGAGKSTLIRTLNMLERPTSGTVEVAGKNLSALSKKDLRLARQEISMIFQHFNLLWSRTVRENISFPLEIAGVPKEKRKERVEELVKLVGLEGRGESYPSQLSGGQKQRVGIARALANNPKVLLCDEATSALDPKTTDSILDLLVDINEKFGLTIVLITHEMHVIRKICHRVAVMENGKVVEEGPVLDVFRQPTQEMTKEFVKQVTEPEETKETVKHLLEQTKTGKVVQLTFVGGDAEKPLISQMIRSFNIDINILQGKISQTQNGPYGALFVHVDGEASEVDRAIQFVKDKQVKVEVIGHD is encoded by the coding sequence GTGATAACATTAAGCTCGTTAAAGAAAGTGTTTCAAACGAAAGATGGTCAGGTAACAGCCGTTGACAATATTAACTTAACAATTAATAAAGGTGAGATCTATGGCATTATTGGTTATTCGGGTGCAGGCAAAAGTACGCTAATCCGAACACTTAACATGTTAGAGCGACCAACTTCAGGAACGGTAGAAGTTGCAGGCAAAAATTTATCTGCGCTTAGTAAAAAAGATTTAAGATTAGCTCGCCAAGAAATCAGCATGATCTTTCAACATTTCAATTTGCTTTGGTCAAGGACGGTTCGTGAAAATATATCCTTTCCCCTTGAAATTGCTGGTGTACCAAAAGAAAAACGAAAAGAGCGAGTAGAAGAATTAGTTAAGCTTGTTGGATTGGAAGGTAGAGGAGAGTCATATCCTTCCCAACTAAGTGGTGGTCAAAAGCAGCGTGTCGGTATTGCCAGAGCGTTAGCTAACAATCCGAAAGTATTATTGTGTGACGAAGCCACATCTGCGCTCGATCCAAAGACGACAGACTCAATTTTAGATCTTCTTGTTGATATTAATGAGAAATTTGGCCTAACAATCGTTTTAATTACACATGAAATGCATGTAATCCGAAAAATTTGTCACAGAGTTGCTGTGATGGAAAACGGGAAAGTCGTTGAGGAAGGACCTGTACTTGATGTGTTCCGTCAGCCTACGCAAGAAATGACAAAAGAATTTGTTAAGCAAGTTACAGAACCAGAAGAAACAAAAGAGACGGTGAAACATCTTCTAGAACAAACAAAGACTGGTAAGGTCGTTCAACTAACGTTTGTTGGTGGCGATGCGGAGAAACCGTTAATCTCGCAAATGATCCGTTCTTTCAATATTGATATTAATATACTACAAGGGAAGATTTCACAAACACAAAATGGGCCTTACGGTGCGTTGTTCGTTCATGTCGATGGCGAGGCGAGTGAAGTAGATCGTGCGATTCAATTTGTGAAAGATAAGCAAGTAAAGGTGGAGGTGATTGGTCATGATTAA
- a CDS encoding methionine ABC transporter permease — MINELLPNVKWDLVWDATKQTLYMTSISVAVTLVLGIILGLVLYLTDKGNLWENKMIHALTAAIVNVFRSIPFIILIILLIPVTKVLVGTMLGAKAALPALIIGAAPFYARMVEIALREIDKGVVEAAQSMGANHFQIIYKVLIPESLPALISGITVTAIALVSFTAMAGVVGAGGLGDLAFLDGFQRSRNDVTFVATIVILLIVFVLQSIGDFFKHATDKR, encoded by the coding sequence ATGATTAACGAGTTACTTCCTAATGTGAAATGGGATCTAGTTTGGGATGCCACGAAACAAACTTTATATATGACTTCCATATCAGTAGCAGTGACGTTGGTTTTAGGAATTATTTTAGGTTTGGTGCTTTACTTAACAGACAAAGGGAACCTTTGGGAAAATAAAATGATCCATGCATTAACAGCAGCAATCGTTAATGTTTTTAGATCAATTCCGTTTATCATCTTAATTATCTTATTAATCCCTGTCACGAAAGTTCTTGTTGGAACGATGCTAGGGGCTAAGGCAGCATTGCCAGCACTTATCATTGGTGCGGCACCATTTTATGCGAGAATGGTAGAAATTGCACTGAGAGAAATTGATAAGGGTGTAGTTGAAGCGGCTCAGTCAATGGGAGCAAATCATTTTCAAATCATCTATAAGGTTTTAATTCCAGAATCGCTCCCTGCGTTAATTTCCGGTATTACGGTTACTGCGATTGCGCTTGTATCTTTTACAGCTATGGCAGGTGTCGTGGGAGCTGGTGGACTTGGTGACTTAGCATTCCTCGATGGGTTTCAACGTAGTCGTAACGATGTAACATTTGTAGCAACAATCGTAATTTTACTGATCGTCTTTGTCCTTCAATCGATAGGGGACTTTTTCAAACACGCAACAGACAAACGTTAA
- a CDS encoding MFS transporter: MGKFFGDWNTQYKGYNSNVRLFLLSSILGHIGMGIFMIIYNYYIRELGFDEQVNGKVIAMTATAQAIMLLPAGILSDRIGRKKVIFIGGLLSAIVFLSRAIFVEESLLLTAAFLSGIFMAFIQVSTIPLLAENSNEKQRVHLFSFNFAIMMVASVIGNMLGGSLSDGLQTFLSLDGVTSIRITLIIGALFFFSSLIPIVKIRERKKTVTEVKERKSYLHLLKTNKGVKIILLFAVAQLIIGFGSGLVIPYLNLYFTDRFEVSKSLVGVILSLGQAMTAVAMLIGPLVVSRFGEVRAVVILQLSSIPFLLLTAFTENLLFAVLGFLFRQALMNAGNPIQMSLMMRSVDDSMKGLANSVGQMVFSLGWAVMGPVSTGIVMLYGSYYGYAYVFSITAALYVIGSVYFFLVFRNVDKQKVEEVSITTKPAG, encoded by the coding sequence GTGGGCAAATTTTTCGGAGATTGGAATACCCAATATAAAGGCTACAACAGCAATGTACGATTATTCTTGCTGTCATCAATTTTGGGCCATATCGGTATGGGTATTTTCATGATCATCTATAATTATTATATTCGTGAGCTAGGTTTCGATGAACAAGTGAATGGTAAAGTGATTGCCATGACAGCTACAGCTCAAGCCATTATGCTTCTTCCAGCGGGGATTTTAAGTGATCGCATTGGAAGGAAAAAAGTGATTTTTATTGGAGGCTTGCTATCAGCGATTGTCTTCTTATCAAGGGCAATTTTTGTTGAAGAATCGCTCCTTTTAACAGCTGCTTTTCTAAGCGGTATTTTTATGGCATTCATTCAAGTATCAACAATTCCACTCCTAGCTGAGAATTCAAATGAAAAGCAAAGAGTGCATCTATTCAGCTTTAATTTTGCGATTATGATGGTCGCTAGTGTGATTGGGAATATGTTAGGCGGAAGTTTGAGTGATGGTCTCCAAACGTTTTTATCCTTGGATGGCGTTACAAGTATCCGAATAACATTAATCATTGGAGCTTTATTTTTCTTTTCCTCCCTCATTCCAATCGTGAAGATACGGGAGCGGAAAAAAACAGTTACTGAAGTGAAAGAACGAAAATCATATTTGCATCTTTTAAAAACCAATAAGGGTGTAAAAATTATCTTACTATTTGCTGTTGCTCAATTGATTATTGGCTTCGGTTCAGGCTTAGTAATTCCGTATTTAAATCTTTACTTCACGGACCGTTTTGAGGTTAGTAAGTCGCTAGTTGGGGTCATCTTATCATTAGGGCAAGCGATGACTGCAGTAGCGATGCTGATCGGCCCACTAGTCGTTTCTCGTTTTGGTGAAGTTCGGGCCGTAGTCATTCTACAGCTATCTTCAATTCCGTTTTTGCTACTGACAGCTTTTACAGAAAATTTGTTATTTGCTGTTTTAGGCTTTTTATTCCGCCAGGCATTAATGAATGCTGGAAACCCAATTCAAATGTCGCTAATGATGCGAAGTGTTGATGACTCGATGAAAGGGCTAGCTAACTCTGTTGGACAAATGGTGTTTAGCTTAGGTTGGGCAGTCATGGGACCAGTCTCAACGGGGATAGTTATGCTTTACGGTTCCTATTATGGATATGCATATGTATTTTCAATTACGGCCGCATTATATGTAATCGGCTCTGTTTACTTCTTCTTAGTATTTAGAAATGTTGATAAGCAAAAAGTAGAGGAAGTTTCAATTACTACGAAGCCTGCTGGGTAA